The following proteins are encoded in a genomic region of Oceanisphaera profunda:
- a CDS encoding di-heme oxidoreductase family protein has product MWLRLIGGLLCASLAVNAQANPLQSGGKTSTDKTGGNAFSMPASNLSFDKRLDFSVGNSFFRNPWVMAPATTDARDGLGPLFNTNACQGCHIKDGRGHPPQFKGDNAVSMLVRLSIPSTANAEHQAILKTQGVIPEPTYGGQLQDMAIPGAKPEGKVSISYQTQTQHLADASPVELRQPKVNISKLNYGPLHPEALFSARIAPPMIGLGLLEAISEADILAKENPKADGISGRANRVWDNKANTTVMGRFGWKAGQPSLRQQNASAFAGDMGITSALFLADDCTQAQDCAGFPNGGELEVSEDILDSVTFYSQHLAVPMRRGLDKPEVQAGEQLFLALGCSGCHTPSYTTGQHESPALSNQKIYPYTDLLLHDMGEGLADNRPEFLANGREWRTPPLWGLGYAPEVAGSEGAFYLHDGRARTLLEAILWHGGEAEQAKQSVMAANKTERAQLIAFLESL; this is encoded by the coding sequence ATGTGGTTACGACTCATCGGCGGCCTGTTGTGCGCCAGCTTGGCCGTTAACGCTCAAGCTAATCCTCTGCAATCTGGCGGTAAGACCAGTACCGACAAAACTGGCGGCAATGCGTTCTCTATGCCCGCATCCAATTTAAGTTTTGATAAGCGCCTCGATTTCTCAGTGGGTAATAGTTTTTTTCGCAATCCTTGGGTGATGGCGCCCGCCACTACCGATGCCCGAGATGGCTTAGGCCCCTTGTTTAATACCAATGCCTGCCAAGGCTGTCATATCAAAGATGGCCGTGGCCATCCACCGCAATTTAAAGGCGATAACGCGGTGAGCATGCTAGTGCGGCTGTCTATTCCCAGCACAGCTAACGCCGAGCACCAAGCAATACTCAAAACCCAAGGTGTGATACCAGAGCCTACTTATGGCGGTCAGTTACAAGACATGGCCATTCCGGGTGCCAAGCCTGAGGGTAAAGTAAGCATCAGCTATCAAACGCAAACGCAGCACTTGGCTGACGCCAGCCCAGTAGAGCTGCGCCAGCCCAAGGTGAATATCAGCAAACTGAACTATGGCCCCTTGCACCCCGAGGCGTTATTTTCGGCGCGCATTGCCCCTCCCATGATTGGCTTAGGCTTGCTAGAGGCCATTAGCGAGGCCGATATTCTGGCCAAGGAAAACCCCAAGGCCGACGGCATCAGTGGTCGTGCCAATCGGGTATGGGATAATAAAGCTAATACCACTGTGATGGGTCGCTTCGGTTGGAAAGCCGGTCAGCCTAGTCTGCGCCAGCAAAATGCCAGTGCCTTTGCCGGAGATATGGGCATCACCTCGGCGTTGTTTTTAGCAGATGACTGTACGCAGGCTCAAGATTGCGCGGGCTTCCCCAATGGCGGCGAGTTAGAAGTCAGTGAAGATATTTTAGACTCAGTGACGTTTTACAGTCAGCACTTAGCCGTACCCATGCGCCGAGGGCTAGATAAACCCGAGGTACAAGCCGGTGAACAGCTCTTTTTGGCGCTCGGCTGCAGCGGTTGCCATACCCCCTCTTACACTACCGGCCAGCACGAGAGCCCTGCATTAAGTAACCAAAAAATTTATCCTTATACGGATCTACTACTGCACGATATGGGCGAAGGACTGGCAGATAATAGACCCGAATTTTTAGCCAACGGTCGTGAATGGCGCACCCCACCCTTATGGGGCTTAGGCTATGCCCCAGAAGTGGCCGGCAGCGAAGGTGCCTTTTATCTGCACGACGGCCGTGCCCGCACGCTGTTAGAAGCCATTCTCTGGCATGGCGGTGAAGCAGAACAGGCCAAGCAAAGCGTAATGGCCGCCAATAAAACCGAACGCGCACAACTTATTGCCTTTTTGGAGTCCTTATGA
- a CDS encoding TPM domain-containing protein yields the protein MLLQHTELQHAKHQHRRASGFTTLLLMALTLALSLFLALPTWAQDQTIAVPKLDNWVVDTTGTFSGAQKTALAQQLEAFEKSKGAQIFVLVVPTTGEDGIDQYARRVYDQWQLGREKIDDGILLVVAKDDRRLRIEVGYGLEGAVTDLQSGRIIREFITPYFAKNDYAAGIQEGVDRIMALVAGEDLPPPTTEQNMAADDGDSLGMLLPLAFFAFMLPPLAAAFLIGIVSFFIFGSIPISIVAGVIALILSLVGKAFGAGGKGSSGRASRRGAILGGLGGGFGRGRGGGGGFGGGGGGSSGGGGASGGW from the coding sequence ATGCTTCTTCAACATACCGAGCTTCAACACGCTAAGCACCAACACAGGCGCGCCAGCGGATTCACCACTTTGCTATTAATGGCCCTCACCTTGGCGCTGTCCTTATTTTTGGCGCTGCCCACTTGGGCGCAAGATCAAACCATTGCGGTTCCTAAGCTGGATAACTGGGTGGTGGATACCACAGGTACCTTTAGTGGCGCCCAAAAAACTGCCTTGGCGCAGCAACTCGAAGCCTTTGAGAAAAGCAAAGGGGCGCAGATTTTTGTGCTGGTGGTACCCACCACAGGGGAAGATGGCATAGATCAATATGCGCGCCGCGTTTATGACCAATGGCAACTGGGCCGTGAAAAGATTGATGATGGCATCTTGCTCGTGGTGGCCAAAGATGACCGTCGCTTACGTATTGAAGTGGGTTATGGCCTAGAAGGTGCCGTCACAGATTTGCAGTCTGGGCGCATTATTCGTGAGTTTATAACACCCTATTTTGCTAAAAATGACTACGCTGCGGGTATTCAAGAAGGCGTAGATAGGATCATGGCTTTGGTGGCGGGAGAAGACTTACCGCCCCCCACCACAGAGCAAAACATGGCGGCGGATGATGGAGACTCACTCGGCATGTTATTACCCTTAGCTTTTTTTGCTTTTATGCTTCCCCCGCTTGCCGCCGCATTTTTGATTGGCATAGTCTCTTTCTTTATTTTTGGCAGTATCCCTATTTCTATCGTAGCCGGGGTAATTGCGCTGATCTTATCTTTGGTGGGTAAAGCCTTTGGTGCCGGTGGTAAAGGCAGCTCGGGACGAGCTTCTCGTAGAGGCGCGATATTAGGGGGCTTAGGCGGAGGTTTTGGTCGTGGCCGTGGTGGTGGCGGTGGTTTTGGTGGCGGCGGTGGAGGCAGCAGCGGTGGCGGTGGTGCCTCCGGTGGTTGGTGA
- the ybaK gene encoding Cys-tRNA(Pro) deacylase, protein MTPAILFLEKQHAVFTLHPYECSAQDDFGAHAASQLHVPLNQVFKTLLTEGEQGAVVALVPSSSKVNLKRLAKAAGVKKLEMMPPAKAERLTGYKVGGISPFAQKKRLITVVDASALQHTEILVSGGKRGLSLGVSADLLQNLLDAVIAEIA, encoded by the coding sequence ATGACGCCAGCCATCTTATTTCTAGAAAAACAACACGCCGTGTTTACCTTGCACCCCTATGAATGTAGCGCCCAAGACGATTTTGGTGCCCATGCGGCGAGTCAATTACACGTGCCCTTAAATCAGGTATTCAAGACCTTGCTGACGGAGGGTGAGCAAGGTGCGGTAGTGGCGTTAGTGCCCTCTTCAAGCAAGGTAAACCTCAAACGCTTAGCTAAGGCGGCGGGCGTAAAAAAGCTGGAAATGATGCCACCCGCCAAAGCCGAGCGACTGACCGGTTATAAGGTGGGCGGCATTAGCCCGTTCGCGCAGAAAAAACGGCTGATCACAGTCGTGGATGCATCGGCGCTGCAACATACCGAGATCTTAGTATCCGGCGGTAAGCGGGGGCTATCGCTGGGCGTGAGTGCCGACTTGCTGCAAAATTTACTCGATGCGGTGATTGCGGAAATTGCTTAA
- a CDS encoding imelysin family protein: protein MKKSLVALALLASLSACQNSTPAPTLADSQLQTLADSHLALMRQQADQLAGELNQLQQVSSTYCQANAATPSTVNEIKHAWRQSFAAWSAHQGQSGGPLDANGLSFAFQFWPDKKDTVGKQVQRELAAVAKGEPVPDRGVVTTLNAVEYLLISDLSQQQRCLLLPGITAQLANNSQQLQTAWQDANGYQQQLTQMQQQGGATVLLTEVLGQLAHRFDRIEKKLVLPLNTASNPRPLFAEAWRSQQSLHFLRTSLNALAQEYHQGGMRAYLLSTEHQPQVLALDEAFSEAQTRLPAGDSLAEWLKGDNYAQLLRFKLSLDQLGYQLKQALPRDLGISLGFNATDGD, encoded by the coding sequence ATGAAGAAGTCCTTAGTCGCACTGGCCTTGCTGGCCTCCTTGAGCGCTTGCCAGAACTCGACACCCGCCCCCACCTTAGCGGATAGCCAACTGCAAACCTTGGCCGATAGCCATCTGGCTTTAATGCGCCAGCAAGCAGATCAACTGGCCGGTGAGCTAAACCAGCTGCAGCAAGTAAGTAGCACTTATTGCCAAGCCAATGCCGCGACGCCATCCACAGTTAATGAGATTAAACACGCATGGCGTCAAAGCTTTGCCGCTTGGAGCGCCCATCAAGGTCAAAGTGGCGGCCCGCTGGATGCCAATGGCTTAAGCTTTGCTTTTCAATTTTGGCCCGATAAAAAAGACACCGTCGGTAAGCAAGTGCAGCGTGAGCTAGCGGCCGTGGCCAAGGGCGAACCCGTGCCGGATCGCGGCGTCGTCACCACCTTAAACGCGGTCGAGTATTTACTGATAAGCGATCTGAGCCAGCAACAGCGTTGCTTGCTCTTGCCAGGGATCACGGCACAACTCGCTAATAACAGTCAGCAGCTACAAACGGCGTGGCAAGATGCTAACGGCTATCAGCAACAGCTCACTCAAATGCAGCAACAAGGCGGGGCTACGGTACTACTGACCGAAGTGCTGGGCCAACTCGCACACCGCTTTGATCGCATCGAAAAGAAACTGGTACTGCCGCTTAATACCGCCAGCAACCCGCGGCCACTGTTTGCCGAGGCTTGGCGCAGCCAGCAATCGTTACACTTTTTGCGCACCAGCTTAAACGCACTGGCACAGGAATATCATCAGGGCGGCATGCGGGCTTATTTACTGAGCACCGAGCATCAGCCGCAAGTACTGGCCCTAGATGAAGCCTTTAGCGAAGCACAGACTCGCTTGCCTGCAGGTGATAGCTTGGCCGAGTGGCTCAAGGGCGATAACTATGCCCAGCTACTGCGCTTTAAGCTGTCGTTAGACCAGTTGGGTTATCAGCTAAAACAGGCGCTACCGCGCGATCTGGGCATTAGCTTGGGTTTTAATGCCACGGACGGTGACTAA
- a CDS encoding bile acid:sodium symporter family protein: protein MLGFITQLFPLWALLLSALAFFQPQLFVGIKGQIVPLLTIIMLCMGLTLSISDFRNVLASKKALLVGVILQFSVMPVVALLIALLFGFDAELTVGMLLVGSVAGGTSSNVMCYLAKGDTALSISMTAISTLLGVVMTPVLVALLVGQSIDVPVQSMLISLLQVVVAPVLLGVVLNYALGGVVKRLEPILPLLSMVAIVLIIAIVVALNADNIAHIGGIVAVAVILHNSCGLLLGYGITALMGFDKKTCRTIAFEVGLQNSGLATALAMKFFSPAAALPGTLFSVWHNISGSLLAGYWAKKPLTEKAESVKNEA from the coding sequence ATGTTAGGTTTTATCACCCAGTTATTCCCGTTATGGGCTTTGTTATTGTCTGCGCTGGCCTTTTTTCAACCCCAGCTTTTTGTAGGCATTAAAGGCCAAATCGTACCTTTACTGACCATTATTATGCTGTGCATGGGCTTAACGCTGAGCATCAGTGACTTTCGCAATGTGCTGGCCAGCAAAAAAGCCTTATTAGTGGGCGTGATACTGCAGTTTAGCGTGATGCCGGTGGTGGCCTTGTTGATTGCGTTGTTATTTGGCTTTGATGCCGAGCTGACGGTCGGCATGTTGTTGGTAGGCAGCGTAGCGGGCGGTACCTCATCTAATGTGATGTGTTATTTGGCCAAAGGCGATACTGCGCTATCTATCTCCATGACCGCCATCTCTACCTTATTGGGCGTGGTAATGACGCCTGTGCTGGTGGCGCTCTTGGTCGGCCAAAGCATAGATGTACCGGTGCAGTCGATGCTGATTAGTTTGTTACAAGTGGTAGTGGCGCCGGTATTACTGGGCGTGGTGCTGAATTATGCACTGGGTGGCGTGGTGAAGCGGTTAGAGCCAATTTTGCCGTTATTATCCATGGTTGCCATCGTGCTGATCATTGCCATTGTTGTGGCCTTGAATGCAGATAATATTGCGCACATTGGTGGCATAGTGGCGGTGGCGGTCATACTGCACAACAGTTGTGGCTTGTTATTAGGTTATGGCATTACGGCACTGATGGGCTTTGATAAAAAGACCTGTCGTACCATCGCCTTTGAGGTGGGCTTACAAAACTCCGGCCTTGCTACCGCCTTGGCCATGAAGTTCTTTAGCCCAGCGGCTGCCTTACCCGGTACGCTGTTCAGCGTTTGGCATAACATCTCTGGCTCGTTATTGGCGGGTTACTGGGCGAAGAAACCACTGACTGAGAAGGCCGAGTCAGTAAAGAACGAGGCATGA
- a CDS encoding transporter substrate-binding domain-containing protein: protein MKKNVVLLSLVAALGLTACDKPETQATSSAAATPDKVYKVGVDNTYPPFEFTKDGQLVGIDVDLINAIAKDQGFKINIEQMDFSGIIPAMQAGMLDVGMGGMSITDKRKETVDFSEPYFAAGVSLVVANDNKNIASLDDLSGKKVVVKNGTVGASFADKNTEEYGYSIIQVSDSASMFQEVTNGTADALMEDYPVISYAIATGGLKLQTVGERLTGDNYGISVLKDKNDELLKMINDGLANLKENGEYDKIIDAYLD, encoded by the coding sequence ATGAAAAAGAACGTGGTCTTACTAAGTTTGGTCGCGGCACTGGGCTTAACAGCCTGTGATAAGCCTGAGACTCAAGCAACCAGCAGTGCTGCAGCTACGCCAGACAAAGTCTATAAAGTCGGTGTGGATAATACCTATCCGCCGTTTGAATTTACCAAAGATGGTCAACTCGTAGGCATTGATGTGGACTTAATTAATGCCATCGCCAAAGACCAAGGCTTTAAAATCAATATTGAGCAAATGGACTTTTCGGGCATCATTCCTGCCATGCAAGCTGGCATGCTAGATGTGGGCATGGGCGGCATGAGTATTACCGATAAACGTAAAGAAACCGTTGATTTTTCTGAACCTTACTTTGCCGCTGGCGTATCGTTAGTGGTGGCAAATGACAATAAAAACATCGCCAGTTTAGACGATTTATCTGGCAAAAAAGTCGTGGTTAAAAATGGCACCGTGGGTGCATCTTTTGCTGATAAGAACACCGAAGAATATGGCTATAGCATTATTCAGGTCAGCGACAGTGCTTCCATGTTTCAGGAAGTCACTAATGGTACCGCCGATGCCTTAATGGAAGATTACCCAGTGATCAGTTATGCCATTGCCACTGGCGGTTTGAAATTGCAGACCGTTGGCGAGCGACTCACCGGTGATAACTATGGCATTTCAGTATTAAAAGATAAGAATGACGAGTTATTGAAGATGATCAACGATGGTCTTGCCAATCTAAAGGAAAACGGCGAATACGATAAAATTATCGACGCCTATTTGGATTAA
- a CDS encoding TPM domain-containing protein: protein MQNKFKRLTGIAALEGQWLRRRHFDEPMLAQIAERIRQAESEHTGELVVAVEAIMPSHEQDARLRALEVYGRLKVWDTPLNSGVLLYLALDSRAIEIIADRGIDASSAQWQQVCADLQARLAKADYLEGLMAAVDAIQVILKTQAPHHHDHKANVLPNRPVIL, encoded by the coding sequence ATGCAAAACAAATTTAAACGTCTCACTGGTATCGCCGCCTTAGAAGGCCAGTGGTTACGCCGGCGGCACTTCGATGAGCCCATGCTGGCACAGATTGCCGAGCGTATTAGGCAAGCGGAGTCTGAGCACACCGGCGAGTTAGTGGTGGCGGTAGAGGCCATAATGCCGAGCCATGAACAAGATGCACGTTTACGCGCCTTAGAAGTGTATGGCCGTTTAAAGGTCTGGGATACGCCATTAAACAGTGGCGTGCTGTTGTATTTAGCGCTAGATAGCCGCGCCATAGAAATTATTGCCGACCGAGGGATAGATGCCAGCAGTGCCCAGTGGCAGCAAGTGTGTGCAGATTTACAGGCTCGCTTAGCCAAAGCGGATTATCTTGAGGGATTAATGGCGGCCGTTGACGCTATCCAAGTTATCTTGAAAACACAGGCTCCCCATCACCACGATCACAAGGCCAACGTATTGCCCAATAGACCGGTCATTTTATAA
- a CDS encoding LemA family protein, producing MILTARWLFASLLALLLTGCGYNQIQTLDEQVKATWSQALNQYERRADLVPKLVSSVDAYMKQERRVLTDVTEARAKVGQINVSINDLDDPALMQRFNQAQGELSSALSRLMAVSESYPDLKSDGVVRDLMTQLEGTENRIATERGRFVQAVQAYNQFIRQFPAVITAKVMGYKVKDNYGVERQSEIMRNPEVRFDMPADKAN from the coding sequence ATGATCCTAACTGCTCGTTGGCTATTCGCCTCCTTACTCGCCCTACTGTTAACAGGCTGCGGCTACAACCAGATCCAAACCTTGGATGAACAAGTGAAAGCCACTTGGTCGCAAGCTTTAAACCAGTATGAACGGCGTGCAGATTTAGTCCCCAAGCTGGTGAGCTCAGTTGATGCCTACATGAAACAAGAGCGCAGGGTATTAACCGATGTGACTGAGGCGCGAGCTAAAGTGGGGCAAATTAATGTCAGCATCAATGACTTAGACGATCCGGCCTTAATGCAGCGTTTTAATCAGGCTCAGGGTGAATTATCTTCTGCGCTATCTCGTTTAATGGCGGTGTCTGAAAGTTATCCAGACCTTAAAAGTGATGGTGTAGTGCGTGATTTAATGACACAGCTTGAGGGCACAGAAAACCGCATTGCCACCGAGCGTGGCCGTTTCGTGCAAGCCGTACAAGCCTATAATCAGTTTATTCGTCAGTTTCCTGCGGTGATTACCGCCAAAGTGATGGGCTATAAAGTTAAGGATAACTACGGGGTGGAGCGTCAATCTGAGATTATGCGTAACCCAGAAGTACGCTTTGATATGCCAGCTGATAAGGCGAACTAA
- a CDS encoding amino acid ABC transporter permease — translation MDVVIQSLPYLWQGLQVTLKVFIIAIILGFGIGLLLALMRLSPIKPLTWVSKIFVDIIRGTPILVQLFFIYFGLNSLGFFSLDRESAGIFTVAINAGAYYSEIIRAGIQSLDRGQNEAARSLGLTSSQSMRYVILPQSFRRMLPAFTNQAIISLKDTSLLSVIGIADLTQKGQVQIAATFKAFEIWIAVGAMYFVVIYMLSLLSSYLERRSKLP, via the coding sequence ATGGATGTCGTCATTCAATCTCTACCTTACTTGTGGCAAGGGCTACAAGTTACCCTCAAGGTATTTATCATTGCCATTATTTTAGGCTTTGGTATTGGACTGCTATTAGCCTTAATGCGTCTTTCCCCCATCAAGCCTTTGACCTGGGTTTCTAAAATATTCGTTGATATCATTCGTGGCACGCCAATTTTAGTGCAGTTGTTCTTTATTTATTTTGGTTTAAATTCACTGGGATTTTTCAGCCTAGACCGAGAATCAGCCGGTATCTTCACCGTGGCCATCAACGCCGGCGCTTATTACTCAGAGATTATTCGGGCGGGCATTCAATCATTGGATAGAGGTCAAAATGAAGCGGCGCGCTCACTGGGCTTAACCAGTAGCCAAAGTATGCGCTATGTGATTTTGCCTCAGTCTTTTCGTCGTATGTTGCCGGCCTTTACCAACCAAGCCATTATTAGCTTAAAAGATACCTCCTTACTCTCGGTGATTGGTATTGCGGATCTAACTCAGAAAGGACAGGTGCAAATTGCCGCCACCTTTAAAGCCTTTGAAATTTGGATTGCCGTGGGCGCTATGTATTTTGTGGTGATCTACATGCTCTCTTTATTGTCTAGCTACCTAGAGCGGAGATCTAAACTGCCATGA
- a CDS encoding imelysin family protein has product MLYPKLALATAIGALLAGCAQTNTPAVTQHQVVEHYANIAHAVYSDSLTSAEQLDIAIKQLLADPSEQTLAQARTAWIAARVPYQQSETFRFSNPVVDDWEGQLNAWPLDEGLIDYVAQGYQHELGNQGATANIIANKVLQVGGERLDVSHITPELLAGLNEVAGSEANVASGYHAIEFLLWGQDLNATGPGAGERPYSDYVLGADCTNGNCDRRRDYLQAASDLLISDLGWMVNQWQAGNAENYRAELLALPAEEGMRRMLFGMGSLSLGELAGERMKVALIANSAEDEHDCFSDNTHNSHYYNEKGIVNLMFGEYQRIDGSMLQGPSLLQLVAQQDTHAAKQAAKQIDAQMRTSEQAVYQLVQSAEVENVHFDQLIAADNPAGNQLVQDAIDALVEQTRAIELAANSIGINNLSPDTADHEF; this is encoded by the coding sequence ATGCTGTACCCTAAACTCGCATTGGCCACGGCCATTGGCGCCCTGCTCGCCGGTTGCGCGCAAACCAACACCCCAGCCGTAACCCAACACCAAGTGGTTGAGCACTACGCCAATATCGCCCATGCGGTTTACAGCGACTCACTGACCAGCGCCGAGCAGTTAGATATCGCCATCAAGCAACTATTAGCCGACCCCAGCGAGCAAACACTCGCACAAGCGCGCACCGCTTGGATTGCCGCTCGCGTGCCTTACCAGCAGTCAGAAACGTTCCGCTTTAGTAATCCGGTAGTCGACGACTGGGAAGGTCAGCTGAATGCCTGGCCACTGGATGAAGGCCTGATTGATTATGTCGCTCAAGGTTATCAGCATGAATTAGGCAACCAAGGCGCCACCGCTAATATTATCGCCAATAAAGTATTACAAGTCGGCGGCGAGCGCTTAGATGTCAGCCACATTACTCCTGAGCTGTTGGCCGGCCTTAATGAAGTTGCTGGTTCAGAAGCCAACGTGGCCTCCGGCTATCACGCCATCGAGTTCTTACTCTGGGGCCAAGATTTAAACGCCACCGGCCCTGGTGCTGGTGAGCGTCCTTATAGCGATTACGTACTGGGGGCTGATTGCACCAATGGCAACTGCGACCGTCGCCGTGATTACCTGCAAGCCGCCAGTGACTTACTGATCAGCGACTTAGGTTGGATGGTTAATCAGTGGCAAGCTGGCAATGCAGAGAATTACCGCGCCGAGCTACTCGCGCTACCCGCAGAGGAAGGCATGCGCCGCATGCTATTTGGTATGGGTTCATTATCGCTAGGCGAGCTGGCCGGTGAACGCATGAAGGTGGCTTTGATCGCTAACTCAGCAGAAGACGAGCACGACTGTTTCTCTGATAACACCCACAACTCACATTATTACAATGAGAAAGGCATCGTTAATCTGATGTTTGGTGAATATCAGCGCATTGATGGCAGCATGCTGCAAGGTCCGTCTTTATTGCAGTTAGTCGCTCAGCAAGACACCCATGCAGCCAAACAAGCCGCCAAGCAGATAGACGCGCAAATGCGCACCAGTGAGCAAGCCGTGTATCAGTTGGTGCAGTCTGCCGAAGTCGAAAACGTGCATTTCGATCAGTTGATTGCTGCCGATAACCCTGCCGGCAATCAGTTGGTACAAGATGCCATAGATGCACTGGTAGAGCAGACACGCGCCATTGAGCTGGCCGCCAACAGCATCGGCATTAATAACCTCAGCCCAGACACCGCCGATCACGAGTTTTAG
- a CDS encoding DUF1513 domain-containing protein — protein sequence MHRRQFLKAASLQVLTAAGVLSSLGLVGCVTSPTTSSRQAYVIGGGRREHEQYVAQALNLDGSLRYELPLPARGHGVSVHPHLPLAVCHARRPGQFMCLFNHKTGERLQVRVADADRHYYGHGVFSHDGQTLFTTEGVSETSQGVIGVYALRDQQLEKINEYSGFGIGPHEICLMPNGSLVVGVGGQHTFGREVLNLDTMLPSLTYLDAQDGRVLSQATLADKQLSIRHLAVTADGEVFSGQQYRGEPDDYPPLIVRHRPGQPLQALGGSKLDWARFNHYIASIAVTDTLIAATSPPGNCYGLWHRHSGELIRIAPLPDASGAVANNQQIWLSSGHGGISQLDNSGREQRFYSAYQWDNHWALIDA from the coding sequence ATGCATCGGCGGCAATTTTTAAAAGCGGCTTCCCTACAAGTGCTGACCGCCGCCGGTGTGTTGAGTAGTTTAGGGTTAGTAGGCTGCGTGACTTCTCCCACGACCTCTAGTCGCCAAGCCTATGTAATAGGCGGTGGCCGACGTGAGCATGAACAGTACGTGGCGCAGGCGCTTAATCTGGACGGCAGCTTACGCTATGAGTTGCCTTTGCCGGCACGCGGCCACGGCGTATCGGTGCATCCGCATTTGCCACTGGCGGTGTGTCATGCACGCCGACCGGGTCAGTTTATGTGTCTGTTTAATCATAAAACCGGTGAGCGGCTACAAGTGCGCGTGGCTGATGCAGATCGCCATTATTACGGCCACGGCGTATTCAGTCATGATGGCCAAACACTGTTTACTACCGAAGGCGTCAGCGAGACCAGCCAAGGGGTGATTGGCGTTTATGCATTGCGTGATCAGCAATTAGAAAAAATTAATGAATACTCAGGCTTTGGCATAGGCCCTCATGAAATCTGCTTAATGCCCAATGGCAGCCTAGTGGTCGGTGTGGGCGGCCAGCACACCTTTGGCCGCGAGGTACTTAATTTGGATACTATGCTGCCTAGCCTGACGTATCTGGATGCCCAAGATGGCCGAGTATTAAGCCAAGCCACGCTTGCCGATAAACAGCTTTCTATTCGCCATTTGGCCGTCACTGCCGACGGCGAAGTGTTTAGCGGCCAGCAATATCGCGGCGAGCCCGATGACTATCCGCCACTCATAGTGCGACACCGCCCCGGCCAGCCACTGCAGGCCTTAGGTGGCAGTAAGCTGGATTGGGCACGCTTTAATCACTACATTGCCAGTATCGCCGTTACCGATACCTTAATTGCCGCCACCTCGCCGCCGGGTAATTGTTATGGCCTGTGGCATCGCCACAGTGGTGAGCTGATCCGCATCGCCCCGCTGCCCGATGCCTCGGGTGCCGTGGCCAATAACCAGCAGATTTGGTTAAGCAGTGGCCATGGCGGCATTAGCCAGCTGGACAATAGCGGTCGCGAGCAACGCTTTTATTCGGCTTATCAGTGGGATAATCACTGGGCCCTCATTGACGCCTAG
- a CDS encoding amino acid ABC transporter ATP-binding protein, giving the protein MSIIQVHNLEKSFGSNQVLKGISIDITAKEVVCVIGASGSGKSTFLRCLNKLEEITSGQVVIDGQDITAKGTDINKIRQEVGMVFQHFNLFPHKTVLGNITLAPIKARGTSKAEAKKSALELLDKVGLSDKADAYPGELSGGQKQRVAIARALAMNPKIMLFDEPTSALDPEMVGEVLAVMKQLALEGMTMVVVTHEMGFAREVSDRVVFIHEGRILEENTPTTLFDSPQEPRTQEFLSKIL; this is encoded by the coding sequence ATGAGCATTATTCAAGTACACAATCTAGAAAAGTCTTTTGGCAGCAATCAGGTACTAAAAGGCATTTCTATCGATATTACCGCCAAAGAAGTGGTGTGCGTCATTGGGGCCTCAGGCTCAGGTAAGAGCACTTTTTTACGCTGCTTAAATAAACTGGAGGAGATAACCTCTGGCCAAGTGGTGATTGACGGTCAAGATATTACCGCCAAAGGCACAGATATTAATAAAATACGCCAAGAAGTGGGTATGGTGTTTCAACACTTTAATTTATTCCCCCATAAAACCGTATTGGGCAATATCACCTTGGCGCCCATTAAAGCTAGAGGCACTTCTAAAGCCGAGGCTAAAAAGTCCGCGCTGGAGTTACTAGACAAAGTAGGCTTATCTGACAAAGCCGATGCTTATCCAGGAGAGTTATCCGGCGGTCAAAAACAGCGCGTCGCCATTGCCCGCGCGCTGGCCATGAATCCAAAAATCATGTTGTTTGATGAGCCAACCTCAGCATTGGATCCAGAAATGGTCGGTGAAGTATTGGCGGTTATGAAGCAACTGGCACTAGAGGGCATGACCATGGTGGTGGTTACCCACGAAATGGGCTTTGCCCGAGAGGTGAGTGATCGGGTGGTATTCATTCATGAAGGACGAATTTTAGAAGAAAACACCCCCACCACCTTGTTTGATAGCCCTCAAGAACCCCGAACTCAAGAGTTTTTAAGCAAGATTTTATAA